The Balaenoptera ricei isolate mBalRic1 chromosome X, mBalRic1.hap2, whole genome shotgun sequence region TCATTACAGGCTTGGAGGTGGAGGATCTCAGTGTTGGTGCCCCGAGCTTGGGAGTTAGGAGGGTCGGAGCCAGTCCTGCCCCACTTTGTGCCCACCCACCGGTGTTAGGGATGGTAGGGCTGCAAATGTGAGCACGCACTCGTCTAAGagcttcctcctttcttctctttcccccctttttcctctctccctacATTAGCTCCTCACTTTGACTTGTGCTTATGTGAACGGGAGCCAGAAAACCTTGAGAGCTCCAAACTAAGCTTCGGCACGGACATGGCACAGGAGAAAATGGAACTAGGCTTGGAGGTGCTGCCGAGTTCAACCCCCACAGAAGACAACACTCTGAGAAGATCCAACAGCGTCCCTTTGATCAGTGGGCTTGGGTGAGCAGGACTGAGATACTGGAGGAGGCAAGCGGGGGCGGTGGAGGGTGGCAAGAGTTGCAAAAAAGTGACTTCCAATAGCATTCCCACCCCTTTATTCATCGAGGTTCTGCAGGTATGTCCGGTGTTCCTGGTGTCCGGAAGATCCCACCCTCagtctgggggcgggggggaggcggggcgggCTGACCGGAGGGCGAGCGCACACAGGAACCTGAAAGTCCCGAGAGTTCATCGCGACCGGAAAGCAGCAACCATTCGGTTTGGAGCATGACTTTTTCTAACTTCACCCCATCTCTTACCCACTCTTGAAGAAACTGTGCACTCCCCACCCTCGCCTTCAGATCTTCTGTAATGACTGTAATTTTTGTCATTCTCTCCGCTGCTTTGTCACCTCTGACCTTCACCTTCAGCACAGTTGGAATGGAAATAGTTGTCAAGCAAATAAGCTGGGGCCTTTTTTACACCTAGTTTTTATTTGAATGAAAAGTTTAGGTATCACAGAAAATTGATCTCCTAAATTTTGCATTCTCAATGGCCGATATTGCCCCTACTTAGTTCTTGGTGGGTGAAAAATTTTTTCTCATATGTATAAAGCACAGATATACATACAGCACATAGACTGATATGCAGtatatttgtgctttttaaatgGTGTGGGGATTTTCGAGGAGGAGTTGGGGGAGGAAATGTCTAAAAGGCTCTTTAGAGCTCTGCTGATGAAAAAAGATTTAACTAACTGATGGTTAACTGTATTTCCTGCACATATCCAAAGATCTGGCATGACTTAagcttattatttcttaaaatagaattttaaagtgAGGTCGTGGATCTCACATCCCAGTATCATAAGGTTTTCTCAGTATTGTAAAAATGTCTGAAAAATGCATTCACCGTTACAAGGGAACTCAAGAGACCAGATCTATCTTCCTTGTTTAATGTATGGGGAAACAGGCCCGTGAATCTCCAAAATGCCATAGTCAGTAGTAGAGCCAGTACTAGGAAGCTGTGTCTCCAAACTCCTAGGCTAGTGCTTTGTCCACTACTAATCAATATCTAAGCTGATTAACTAAACAGATGCAGCTTTCTGGTCATTTGAGTTAAGGGAGAATATGttgtaacaaaatgaaaagcaaactaAGTGACCAGAAAATAATACATTACCTTTTTAAACAGGCAGATAGAAAAATAAAGGGTGGAGGCAGCTCTGCATGTTGTACTGAGAACAAGAACATTCTATAAATTCAGGATTCTACTCTAAATCCTGTTGTGTGAATAAATGAGCTGTTTTGGACACACTGCTAGTAGAAGAAAACACTTGAGGATAATGTTCATTTTATTGAAAGGCTTTATGAAATGAACAATTTGCAAATACGTAGATGACAGAGGATATATATTTGAAGGAACGTTTGGATCCTGTTTAATATATTAAgtgctggggcgggggtgggtgggtgacCAGGCCCCTTTTCCCGATCCTCGAAGTTCTGGAAGCAAAGAGTGATCCCAGTTATCCCTTCATACTTTGCTTTGTTCTGCAAAGGATTTGAAAATTTTGCTTTTATCATATTAGAGCATGGTTACAGTGTTGAATTCCATAGCTTAGGATCCTGATGCAGGAAGTGAATTTTGTACAGAAAGGTTAGGGGCAGTTGCATATTTATCTAGTAGGAGTTAACCCACAAAGCAGACCAAGCCCAGGGACTCTTGTCTGTCAAAAAGAAGTAGCATAGGAATGGTATATCACATGCCCGAGGTCATGtaatcaacaagaaaaaatttAGAGTAGAATTACACTGAGCCTTAGTTGAATTCACTTCCCCCCAGTTCTTGGCAGTTGCATATGTCCACTGCTCACTTTTCCCACTTTCCTTAAGGTGGGCCTCTAATACTCATTGCCTGGCCTCTATCACAGCTCACTAAATATCGTTGCACTTCTTTCAAGCAATTTTCCAATTTTGCTTGATGTTTCCTGTATATAAAGACTTTCAGTCTCTCTTGCACCAGCATTTGCAGAATTTGTTCTTTAAATGTCAACTCTTTAATACAAGTATCACTATTTTTTAAGAAGGTCCTGCCTAGTTTTGTGTTCATCTTGTATTAATAAAAATACCAATGTCAAAAGTTTTAAACCTCTTGGTTCTTTATACTCTTTAGCCCCTCTAGTTGGCTGACTTCAATACCGGTGTCAGTGACTTTATTTAAaggtagtattttttttcttctacttctctgGCCCTTATTAGAATTAGACATTAAATTCTTGGATTTCTGCCAGTGGCTTCCCCCTTTAAATACCGCTAGCCTGACCCTGCATTTAAAATGTTActgcctcagtttttttttttttttttttttttttttttactgcctcAGTTTTGTTTGAAAGGTAAACTACTGCCTGGGGGCCAAATTGAGCCTGCTGAttcgttttgtaaataaagttttattggaacacagccacacccatttgtttacttattgtcCTTGGGCCACTTTCCCACTAcactggcagagttgagtagttgcaacgaAGGTTGTATGGCCCACCAAGCCCAAAACATTTACTGtccggccctttacagaaaaagtttgccaactatCGGGTTTATTAAACTTGTGCAAACCTGGAAGAAGAATAGTGGCCATGAAGAGTGATTGCTTTGGGAATATAACTGGCATAAATATACTGTAGTTTAGACAGAGCTGCTTACTGATCATTTAAACATTATCTAGTTATATTACTGCTTACTGATCACTTAAACATTATCTAGTTATATTACTTTCACTTTTTCCAAATTGTAAGTAGCACTTAATTCTAGATATCACCTAGGATTTTATGAATTCATGTTGAGTGACTCATATCAGTTGAAATATATGCTGcctcaatgattttttttcagttatagtcttattaaataaaattggCAGACGAAAATGTAGGGGAGAATATAATTGTCAGCCTTAAGTATTAGCCTGGgcggggggagagataaattggaagattggggttgacatatacacaccactatatataaaatagataactaataagggcgtactgtgtagcacagggaactctactcaatactctgtaatggcctatatgggaaaagaatctaaacaagagcaggtatatgtatatgtataactgattcactttgctgtacacatgaaactaacacaacactgtaaatcaactataccccaataaaaattaaaaaaaaagaattaccccCCCACACAAAAGACAGTGGAATATGTAACCCATTAGTTTCCCTCCAACTCCCTAGTAGTGACTGCTAAAATATATTCCTGTTCTCGTAGGGGAAAATAACTGggaaaggaagtaaaaattaGACCTGTACATATATCCTCTCAAAAAATATTGAGTTACTGCCTGTTATATGCAAGTTACTATTCTGCAAAGATGTATATCTAGGCTcaataagcttttttaaaaaatttatttatttttggctgtgttgggtcttcgttgccatgtgcgggcttttctctagttgtggcaagcaggggctactcttcgttgcggtgcgcgggcttctcattgcggtggcttctcttgtggtggagcacgggctctaggcacgtgggcttcagtagttgtggcacgtgggctcagtagttgtggctcgcgggcttagttgctctgcagcatgtgggatctttccggaccagggctcgaacccgtgtcccctgcattggcaggcggattcttaaccactgtgccaccagggagccTCTCAATAAGCTTTTAATAGGgaaaataaatactcaaaagACTTCAATGTATGGTAGAATGACATGTGCTTAGGGAAAGAAAGTGCTAGGGTAATTAAAAGAAGGGAGTGAGAAGTGACAGCAGAATTGGTGAGGGATACAGGAAAGATTCTTGGACAGGTGGCATTTAAGATGGGCCCTAGCAGATTGACAAGATGCAGACTGGAAGAATGGGGGCCAGATAGCTGGACAGCATTCCAAGAACACAGAACAGGCTTGGAAGTAGGAAAGCATAGGTGTATTCCAGGATGCTGGTCAACTCTGTCTGGACCACTGGCTCCCAAATGTTCATCTGCTGACCAGTGCTGATCCTAGGGGACATTTTACCAATCCATGGTTTTAAAAAGTTACAGCATGCTTTCCTGGGCAGGACTGTATTTTACTCAGATTGTTAGtcctgctttattattattatttttaatagtagccCTGCTTCTTTAATAACAAAATATCcttttataaatgaaatgatgGTGTTGATAGTTGGTgagatttttaaagaatgacCTTACTTGGCAAGAGAAAATGGTAGCAACTGTATGTTTGTGCCaagattttgttttgaaattttcccAGTCTATGAAATCCAAAAGTCTGTGGAGCTAAATTGTGGAAGGCTTTGAAAGTTATAGGAAAGAATGTAGCTGAATTCAGCAGGCGATGAAGAGAGTCATTGAAAGTTCTGAGCAGGAGAGCAAGCTGATTGCAGTAGGGAAAGAACAGAGGTGAGCCGACCAATTAAACTATTGCAGAGtcagtggaaaagtaaaaatgctTTGAATTGGTTTTTGGCAAGGAGCCTGGAAAGAATAAGATGGACATGTGAGATCACAGAGGTAAAACCTAAAAGACCTGGCACCTGATTGGATATAGGTGGCAGAAAAGAACATGTTAAAGATGCTTTCTTATTATCACTGGGGAAACCTGGATGAAAGGTACATGAGAACTCTCTCTATTCTTTTTGCAATTTCTTGTGAGTCTTAAACAGTTTCCAAATAAAACGTTATAACAACACACgactgtatttaaaataggtaaccaacaaggacctactgtaaatcacagggaactctgctcaatattctgtaataacctaaatgggaaaagaatttgaaaaagaatatacacacacacacacacacacacacacacacacacacacatgtataactgaatcactttgctgtacacctgaaactaacacaacattgtaaatcaactatagtccaatataaaataatttttttaaagttataacaaaaacaaaacataaaaaggaaaagaggacttCTTCAGGGTCCCAACCTCAAATCAGGCCGAGGCCCGCCAGGTGAGCACCTTCAAAGCTGGACGAACAAGGACCATCTTCAGCATGCAGCGGCTGCTCAGCTTCAGTACACTGTTGCCATGGGGGAATGTGGCCCAGTGTGGCAAAATCTTGCAAATTTTCAATAGAATCCAGAAATCTGGAATCTGGATTCTTTATGTGAAATCTCCATAGTTGTTCCAAGTGTGCACAActaattcaaaaacatttttaacactGAGTAGGCCAAATGAAACATATCTGAAAATCCCAGTTCTGTCGACCCCTGCTACTGGCTAGCCCTCTCATTCATGTGAAAGTTTGGGAGTCGAGAGGGAGTTGGTACTAGCACATAATAGCTTCAATCATAAATTTAAATCGGTTACAGGCTTACACAGAAAATGATGTCTCTCCAAGGCcacaataaattatatttattcttgGTAGCATGATTAGAGGTAACGTGGCATGCTTGAGAATTCCTTACCTTACATGGACAGTTGTTTAGGCTCAGCCAACcaaggctttgtgtgtgtgtgtgtgtgtgtgtgtgtgtgtgtgtgtgtgttctattttctacatctgcacaGCTGTCTCCACAAAGAAGCCATTTACATCAATGGCATTGTTGTTTAAGGATttgaaatgttatttctttaaaaaatgtttgtaatggattttaaatgacaaatgttttccttttcttcttagtGGTAATTCACAGGTGTTCCAATCTGATACATTAAGAACTCGAAGAAACAGTACATCGTGTATGGCACAGCACTATCTGGTAAGAAAATGCTTATAGACTTGCACTATTGGTCttagtcagtggttctcaaacttgagtgtgcacCCGGAAAGCTTGTTAGAACAGACTACTGGCCCtcaaccccagagtttctgattcaggaggtctcaGGCAGGGCCTGATaatttgcatctctaacaagttcccacTTTGAGAAACATTGCTCTAAACAttactgaaggaaaaataaacacattgacTGCGGTTATGATTGGTACAGCTGCTGCAGCTGCAGCAGAATTAACTTGTAAATCCCACATGGATTTAACATTGAGAtttgcttttatatataaaaccatctggctttcaatttttaaaagaacattctaATTTTGAGAGGAAAACTTGCAGGCTCTCCTAAGGGTAGTTTTCAGGCTTAGAGTTGGACTTTATCTCGCATTTATCTTGAATTGAAAATATAGTTTGTTTTACATGGTGTTATAATGCAATCTCTAAATTAGAACTCATCTACAAATTATCCTGTAAACATAGGAAATATGCTTGTACATCAGTAAGCCAAAGTGAATAAATGATTCACTCTATGAATcattttattgaggtgaaattcatataacacatagttaactattttaaagtatacaattcagggGCATTTGGTGCATTCACAATGTTTTTCAACCACCACCTCTCTCTTGTTTCCAAAAGcatacatccttgtcttgttcctgatcataagtggaaagctttcagtctttcatcattgagtatgatattagctataGGTTTGGGTAAATGCACTTCATCATGTTAGGGAAATTCCTTTCTACTCCTGCTTGCTGAGTATTTTTATCATGGAAGGGTGTTGAAttgtttcaaatgctttttctgcatctattgagatgatcatttgttttttcctctctattctgttaatatgatttattactttgattttcttatgttgaaccaccTTTGAATTCCTGGGATAGACCCCACTTGGTcttggtgtataatccttttaatgtactattggatttggtttgttattgttttgttgaggattttcccacctgtattcataagggatattgggccgtagttttcttttcttgtagtatctttgctgGCTTTGGTACCAGGGTAATGCTGATCTCATAGAATGTGTTAGGAAATGTTCCTCCTCTtatatttttggcagagttttaTTAGGGTTGGTGTTGATTCTTTAAATGttaggtagaattcaccagtgaagccatctggccctagACTTTTCTTTATTGGGAGGTTGTGGAAACAGATTCTATCTCTTCACTTGTTTACAGGTCTTTTGAGATTTTATAGTTCCTCTTGAGTTAGTTTGGTAATTTGTGTGtttttagaaatttgtccattttgtctAGATTATCTGAGGAAATTGTTGATATACAGTTATTCATATACAGTTTCTCTTATATGCTTTAATATGATGGAAGCTATAgaacatattttaatgaaatgttatAGCTTGgaacctattttaaaatattgcctcCTAATCTTAAAACTGGACATTTTCCTCTTTATAAAATGATATTCAATATTATTCCCACAAATGTACTAATAGTatattgggaaaaaaatagaactgtTCATTAAACAAATCTTTCTTCCTCTACCCACCcgctcatttactcattcattcaacatttactgagcacttgcttGTCTATCAAAGCCCTCCATAccagatcagctcagtgctttgtgaccacctagaggggtgggatagggagggtgggagggagggagacacaagagggaagagatatgggaacatatgtatatgtataactgatttactttgttataaagcagaaactaacacaccattgtaaagcaattctactccaataaagatgttaaaaaaatttttttaaaaaagccctcCATACCTATCCAGTCTTCTTTTCTACTCAGccaagtcaacaaatatttttaggaaCCTACTATGTATTAAGCCCTGATCTACTTGCCAGGGAGATCTAACCTAGTTTGAGGGATTTAGAGAGGAAATGACATACTAGTTGAGATCTTACTGCTGTGTAAGAATTAACTAGTTTGGGATATTGGTTACAGGAACAGACAATATTCCAGGTTAAAAAAATGGCATGCTAGAAGGCCTAGAGTGTGGTGTGTAGAGAACAGAGTGTGTAGAGAATTTGAAAGAAGTACATTCTAGCTAGAGTGGAAGATGAAGTGGTGAGAAGTGAGGTTGGAGATATAAACTAGTGCAAAATCTTGTGGGGCTCTCCAAgtcattttaaagattttgaactttgggaattccctggtggtccaatggttaggactcggcgctttcactgccggggccccgggttcaatccctggtcaggaaactaagatcccacaagccacacagtgtggccaaaaaaaaaaaaagattctgcccTTTATCCTAAGGTCAGTGGAAAGCCGTTAAAGAATTCTAAGTCTGTGATTGACCTgatcaaatttgcatttttgtttttaaaattaattaattaacttatttatttttggctgcgttgggtcttcgttgctgtgcgtgagctttctctagttgcggcgagcgggggctactcttca contains the following coding sequences:
- the LOC132356956 gene encoding PABIR family member 1-like isoform X1, producing the protein MAQEKMELGLEVLPSSTPTEDNTLRRSNSVPLISGLGGNSQVFQSDTLRTRRNSTSCMAQHYLFVPPSPIQASTSHLHQIKQEEAMDLMNRETMHEWRYKLQHRWVNLGKKL
- the LOC132356956 gene encoding PABIR family member 1-like isoform X3; the encoded protein is MAQEKMELGLEVLPSSTPTEDNTLRRSNSVPLISGLGGNSQVFQSDTLRTRRNSTSCMAQHYLEEAMDLMNRETMHEWRYKLQHRWVNLGKKL
- the LOC132356956 gene encoding P2R1A-PPP2R2A-interacting phosphatase regulator 1-like isoform X2, with amino-acid sequence MAQEKMELGLEVLPSSTPTEDNTLRRSNSVPLISGLGGNSQVFQSDTLRTRRNSTSCMAQHYLFVPPSPIQASTSHLHQIKQEEAMDLMNRETMHE